The following proteins are co-located in the Engraulis encrasicolus isolate BLACKSEA-1 chromosome 2, IST_EnEncr_1.0, whole genome shotgun sequence genome:
- the LOC134463394 gene encoding olfactomedin-4-like — translation MCLSKWKTFFLFLSLFIVQGVMATDCACELTSGEKPFPKDKLLSMETSAVACNQKIQSAKVSEEASLRLGLHKRLLQLQDEVSVLEQEDDGGLYGAVSLRIIELELAEILQLINRLNTTHNMHLSLSTNVTATVQQLTEELKQLEEFDQMQIIQKLEENKGLQRSLAQCHEELQATPPPPTLPPGTCPRRRLAQVNGPSTYTITEYGTSYYYGSWGQDPQPGPGRENWYWLVALTSSDVFANYVLLYRSFSALVAGVDSMVISISNDNPTTNTIQGPNVVMYGDALYYGCYNTPSVCRFNVTSREITTAALPANTGINNKFPFCHLGACYVYTDLDLMTDDSGVWVAYASEESYGNVMLSQVESGDVPKLGRTLKTSLHKRTATNTFMACGVLYATRYVDKETEEVFYSFDTRTGVERYDLDISFKKMQTNIQSLNYNPSDHRLYAYANAYAISYDVIFE, via the exons ATGTGTCTGTCCAagtggaaaacattttttttgtttttaagtctGTTCATTGTGCAG GGTGTTATGGCCACTGACTGTGCCTGTGAGTTGACCAGTGGAGAGAAGCCTTTCCCCAAAGACAAACTGCTGAGTATGGAGACCTCCGCTGTGGCATGCAATCAGAAAATACAGTCTGCAAAG gtgtCTGAGGAGGCTTCCCTGCGTCTGGGTCTGCATAAGCGTCTGCTGCAGCTGCAGGATGAGGTGTCTGTGCTGGAGCAGGAGGATGATGGTGGTCTGTATGGAGCCGTGTCTCTCAGGATCATCGAGCTGGAGCTGGCCGAGATACTGCAGCTCATCAACAGGCTCAACACCACACATAACATGCACCTGAGTCTGAGCACGAATGTCACTGCTACA GTGCAGCAGTTGACAGAGGAGTTGAAACAGCTTGAGGAGTTTGACCAAATGCAGATCATTCAGAAGCTGGAGGAGAACAAAGGACTGCAGAGGAGTCTGGCCCAGTGCCATGAGGAACTTCAGGCCACACCCCCTCCTCCAACCCTGCCCCCAG GAACTTGTCCACGGCGTCGTCTTGCACAGGTGAATGGTCCGAGTACGTACACCATTACAGAGTATGGCACCTCTTATTACTATGGATCCTGGGGCCAAGACCCACAGCCTGGTCCTGGAAGGGAGAACTGGTACTGGCTGGTAGCACTGACAAGCAGTGATGTCTTTGCAAACTATGTCCTCCTGTATAGAAGCTTTAGTGCTCTAGTTGCTGGTGTAGATTCTATGGTTATTTCCATATCCAATGAcaaccccaccaccaacaccatccagGGGCCCAATGTGGTGATGTACGGTGACGCCCTCTACTACGGCTGCTACAACACCCCCTCTGTCTGCCGCTTCAACGTCACGTCACGTGAGATTACCACAGCGGCCCTGCCAGCGAATACTGGCATCAACAACAAGTTCCCTTTTTGCCACTTAGGGGCGTGCTACGTCTACACAGATCTGGACCTGATGACAGACGATTCTGGTGTTTGGGTGGCCTACGCCTCAGAAGAGTCCTATGGTAACGTTATGCTAAGTCAGGTTGAGTCTGGTGATGTCCCCAAGTTAGGACGCACGTTGAAAACCTCCCTGCACAAACGCACAGCCACCAACACCTTTATGGCATGTGGAGTTCTCTACGCCACTCGGTATGTGGACAAGGAGACAGAAGAGGTATTCTACTCCTTTGACACACGCACTGGTGTGGAACGCTATGATCTGGACATCAGCTTCAAGAAGATGCAGACTAATATACAGTCTCTAAATTATAACCCCTCTGACCACAGGCTGTATGCTTATGCCAATGCATATGCTATCTCCTATGATGTCATTTTTGAATGA